The genomic interval GGAGAAGGGGCCTTCCATGCTGCCACATAAGGAGCTAGACGGCATATTAGATACTGCCTCGTCTTGTCAAGATTGGGGACCTTGATGCAAAAAACAATCTTTGCATCTTTGGAATCTAGagtaatttgataaaaataaaaaattatggaattcaatcctttttttattatttaatttaaaaccatGTACAATGTTTTATTCAAAAGGCAAATCATAGACTAAATTAATGAACGATCTTTAGAAATCACCGACATGTACAAACTAGCACACTCCTACTTTCAACCTACACGACCCATCAGAATATCCATAATTGATTAATTTGTGTTAACATCCTTATCATTTGACAATATCATCGTATTGATCACGTATCTTAAACAACGACGTTGTCGGAATCATtggaacatgcatgcatgcctgccCATATATAGAATATTCCTTCTCATTTCCGATGCTTTTAGTCAAGATCGGCCGCCGGCCGGATCATAACCTCGTgtgatttattttgtttcatgtttcttaaaaagaaaatggatatgGGTTGGGTCGAACGAGAGGGAGCTGTATGTACTATGCATTCTGTAATTGAGAAGTCAACAATGTCAGGTTTCTAGCCGCAGTAATTCAATCGAGAAAAGCatgttgaaattcaaaaaaaaaaaaaaaaagaagaaaatgcagcCTTTTGAGTTTTGACCCATACCCATTTGTTAATCCAACTTTAATATAAGATTTAATTACCCGTCCATGTTTTTCTGTTAATGGTAGTTTTTGTTGgaatatatttgaaattaaaacttttagatttaGAAGTTAAGTTAGGTGGTCCACCTAACAAATTATGATCAAGCCATTTTTTTCTCAAGTAATCATGACCAATCGTTTTTGcctcatttttttattgaaaaatgcttTGATTCTGAATTCGGGATTTAAAAAGTGTctcaaatgatttatttatttagtaattaagaaaatatttttaaataatgttgtgaaatttttttatttttttaaaaatgtttatgatgattaaaaaaatataaaaataaataaaaataaaaaattgaaatagacTATTCGATAGCCTAATTCGAACTATTTTTTCGATAGCTGTAGCagaactcttttttatttggacTCTGGAGTTGAATATTCCCGGCACtgcttacaaaataaaaatgattctGGCTTTggttaaaaggaaaaaaaattaatgtgaaACTTTAAACTTATCGAGAATGATTGGAATCTGAGAACTATTTTACGGGAAGTAAACAGACagaaaatgaatagtaaaaattaTGTGCTTGTCCGTTTACTCTCCCCTCTATCAGTGGTAGTcacaattctttttataattttttatataattacgttttaaatgaaaaatattttaataaaataatttataaaaataacataattttatagaaatattctcattttaaaatatcatataatataaaagatcatcAGTGTATCATTGTTTATTATTATACTGTTCATGTGAGTCTATCACATGTCTTTTAAAAGAACTCTGGATCTGGGCCAGATCTGCCCTAATCAGTAATCAGCTCCAGCCCAAGACGAAGCCCACATTGCCAGCCCAATTCCAAACTTATTCCCAGTAATGACTTAAAATACGATTGGATGCCATGATACTAAGTTGATCACAAGGAAATTACATAGAAATTGAGTATTGAGACCCTTTATGTAGGGAGATATACTAGTTTTGAAAGCCATGACTTATCTTGATCAATGATCATCGATCCTATGTGCATGCTGTTATATTGATTGTTAGCAATAATCAGCCGAGTAATGCTAAGGTTGTCATGTTTTAGACCCAAGTGGTCATGTTTTCTaccatttttagaaaaaagcatcctattttttgtttctaaggTTTGAAATCCTTGAATATAGAAATCTTAATTTGGATTAATGAGGCAACGTTTGCCCCGAGAGTCCTATATatgtggaagaaaaaaagaaaaaaaaaaaagacaaaaagtaaTTCAAATGATGGCATGGCAAGAGGGAAAAAACACATGATCCTATTAGGAAAATGAGCAGTAATATTAAAAAGACTTCacatattaaaaagaaaaaacccaccccaaatttaattaattagtaagaAACTTGAATTGTCTTAGGTAGACGTGAACCCAAGAAGCCATCCTCCAAAATCCCATCTTCTTTGccatccaaacacagcctaacgCCCATACCCTTCTTCCCTCCAAAATCGACCGTTCGTAAGCTCGTTTGGAAAATGTCTTTCAGCCATTTCTCAAACAAACTGTTGGGAAAAGAAGCAGAGCCGACTAACACCTCCTCTAACACCCTCTCTTCTACGCTGAAACTTTCCACGTTTTGCTTCCCACAAACCTCCTCGAACGACCCTTTGATCTTTGACAAGATAAGCTCTATCATCTCTCTATCCCTAGCGGGGCTTCGGTCGAAAACAAAGCGGTTCTCGATCAACTTAAGAAATCCATGCGGCCTGCTTCGGGGATCGGTTGGGGTTTCGCGAGTCAAATCGCTCGAAACGGGGCTATGCTCCCCTTGTTTGTCCTCGCTTTCATCGTTCTCCTCAGCCCTTATGTTCAGATCAAGCGTATTAAAGCTCGATTGCCTCGATAAGTCCTTCTTGCTGTTGCCTGTCTCCCCTGCCACCGAAGATCCATATTCCCTTTCCTTCTTTCCAAAGTTTGACAAGTCCCATTCGGCCTTTCGCTTTCTATCTACATTAGGTGTCACCAAAATAGGTTTTCTTTCATTAGTTTCCAGGCTCAGCTTGATAACAAATTCTTGGTTTTTCTTATCTTCATAGCTCGTGGAACCACCATTAGTCAGGATGAATATTGTCTGGCCCACACTTGCCTCCCTTTTGCTTGATTCTCCGAATTTTCCAGTTTCATATCTATCAGCTAGGAATTTCATGAACTGGGAATCAGCCAGATCAACATCTTCCACCAAGACGACAAGCTTTCCATGGTTTTTCAAAGTTTTCGCAAGGACTTCAGTACCTGGGGTCAATTCATTATCTCTTTTTGTCATGTTCATGTGGAGGAGCATATCAGCAGACCCGAAAATGGATTCTGCAATTGCTCGTGCCAACCTTCTTTTTCCTGTGGAGTCATCCCCTTGAACCAGGAACCACGTCTCCTGCTTTGCCAGCTTGGAGTCAATCAAGGCCTCGGCTATTGAAGGAATGGTTTCGGATTGCCATGGCACAACCTCCTGTAGCAGCTTATACGTGTCAGCTAGTTGCATTGTTCGTTCACTTTTCTGCTCCACCAATTTTGTGGAATGAGGGAACATAGAATTGCCTAGAGCGAGGGTAATCTTCAATTCCTTCCCATCGTTGTCTTTAAGAGAGTGCAAGCTCGGTTCCGCTGATTGCTGTTTCTCGGTACCGCCATTGAAATTGAATTCAATGGTGCAAGGCTGTTGTCGTCTGAATCGAGGCACGTGATTGGTGCTGTTGGCGGACTTCAAAGTTGAATTAGCGAAGGAAATCGAATTCGAGTCGGGGAAGAGTCTGTTCTGACTTGGCCACCAGGGGTAGGATGAAGTATAGGAGCAGCTCTTCCCTATTACGCTTTGATCCTGCCTGACCTGGTGCTGACCGCTCTGGCACATTCTGTTCCACTTTCTCTTCAACTTCATCAATTCATCCTGTGCATGTAATCGTGCAGATTAGTATAAATTTCCCAATCATAAGAGATGCCCAAATGTAAATCTCATGCATAAAATTGAATATTCCAAGCAGATGAGACCAGACCTCCATGAAACTGCCCTTAAACTAGCTAGTTTCAGTTTATCTGATCTAAACCCAGCACAGATGGAAGGTCAAACTTAACTTTTGTTACCTTTTGGCGGGCTTGATCAGCTCCACGAGGTTGCAGCCAAGGAGGCAAGAGCTTTTGCTGGCTAGATTTGAACAAGTTGGCTTCTTTTTCGTAATTGGATGCACATTCTGCACAGCATGCGAGCCTATCTAGTTCCTCCTTGCAACTAAATGGCTTTAATTCCAGCAACTGATCATATGGGTTCTGGGAGAATGTCATATTTGAATCAAGCACACTGCAACCatacatgaaaaattttaaatcagtCAACACactaatcaaaatatatataacgtaGTTAAAATTACTGTACATACTGAAGTAATACTAAATGACATAATTTTGgagaaaatataacatattttacaatctaatttCGAGTTGAGTTCTCATGGTTTCAGCTTCAGGAATAATGTTCAAATTGATTCAAGTATTCAAGCAGAATAAAAGGGTACCACCAGTGGACACATGAAAAGGAGCCTGTGTCCCCCCCACCCGAGCCCCATCTAAAAGGTTGCTCTCGACCAATCCCGTAATTAAGAACTCAACATATAATTGTAACATCTACAGTAGTTCGAGTCCCTTTCAATGTTtcgttttttttaaaaatatatatatatatatatatatatatacacacaatatatattattaggaTTTAGATCGTGATAAAATTGGGATACtgtcttgttttaaaaaaaaaaaaaaaaaaaagaaacattgaAAGGGACTCGAACTACTGtagatgttatatatataatatatataattaatttgtttgttccTAATCCTGACATATACACTTGTGAAAGCGATaaccaataattaaaaattggTGAAGACAAATTAATCAAAGGATCGAACTCATTACAAACCttaatgttaaataatatatatagatgtatatttgtatattaatattttttttagtgtgatattaaatgattgacaaataaaaaataataatgaataaaatttttataaaaaaaaggcgTGATTAAagagttatgaatagtatttatttttcttaaaaagaaaagccctcaaaacaaaagataattaaaaataaaaaataaaagacctACCTtagagaccttttttttttttttttatcagtttttaaAAGCTGTTAATCCGGATTCTAGATCTGTTGAAATCCCGTGGCTACATGCcgacaaaacaaagaaaacagaaCAGTAGTTCATGTCCGTCTCGCTAGCCATACTTTTTCTCAGTGGTTCTGGCTAAAGGGTAAGACTGACTGAACCCGACCAAAACTACTCAAAACACAAAGCTTCAAGAAGGAATCATCTATGGAGGATTGTGTGTATATACTGTTAATGGATAAAGGCATTAAGATTCAATATAGAGCAAGATATAACCTGTAACCGTGGAGACTTAAACCAAGTCCACCTGATGGAACATTAACGGCTTGAAGAGCCCATTGTATCTCAAGAGGGGGTTTCCGTTTTTGGCACCTCATGTATGTTTGGTAACTCGCAGTTGCCAATAGCCATACCTTTGTCTTTGAGCTACCATTGTCAGAGACTAACCTCCCTATTTCGGCAACGAGATGATCAACGGGGTTATAACCTGACATTTCTCCACCAGAGAATCCTCCTTCTCTTTCATTAAAAGTTGTCTCAACTGTCCATTTCAGGTCACCAGTGTAAACAATCGCTCCACCTCCTCCTGATGCAAGAGAAACCAGCTTCCTTTTCAGTTCTGAAAGGTTCATCTCCACATCTTCCTTCTTCATGAATCTTAGTGCAACTGGTGCAAACTGAAATTTAATGACATGGGTTGATTTCAGCTCTCCGGGAACCTCCCCTCTTTCAAGCCTTGACATTAACTCCGCCACTAGGCCTTCAGTTATAGGCGTTGAATCACTAACTATCACAGTGttctttctcttattcttccCCAGAAGGACCTCAAAGACCAACTTGATATCTTGTTTGGAAGAGGCTGAACCTGTGATGGGGTTGGTTGGAACTTTCTTTTGAGGGAAGAAGAGACCTGGGTTTTGTTCGGAAGAGCAAGTCAAGAAATGGGTTTGCCAGAAAGCGCTAGGGTGGACGATATCTCTCTGGGTTTCAGTTGGAGAAGGTGAACAAGGTGAAGAAAAAACTCCACCGGAACTATTGTAACACTGAAACACAGAAGTGGCTGAAGAGTCCTCTATGTTGTTTTTGACAGTAGTGCTAGAGAACCCAGCCTCTCTCATAACCCTGCTGACGCTAGGGTCATCTAAGATGGATAAGATAAGCTGTTCTAACTCAACCTTTATGGCTAAAAGTggttgttgttgctgttgttcAATGCAACCCCTTCTTTGGTGTGCCTGTGCTCTTTTGAGTGCGGCAATGAGAGCATTCGATAGAGAGGGCTGGCCATGTAGCAGAGGACCAGGCGTGGTTGGCAGTCTATTCAGAGCCACGTTGAAGCAGAGCTCAAGAGCTCTGCATTGGAGAGGATGTGATGTATGGCGTGGCTGAGATTTGAGACAAGCCCTTCTTAATAGACTGGCCCTTGAACTCAGTAAAGTGGCAGCCACATGGAGAGGAGTGACCTGAGCATGGCCCCTCCTCCTTGCCAAGCTGAGAGAGTGCTTCAAGACTGAAGCAGCCTCTGTTGTGAGGGTCTGCGGCGCTGCACAAGCTCCTGAGCGCATCACTTGACCAAAACCAACCCCCCCAACCACCCCCTTGTTGAGAGCTCTTTCTGTTCTGAGGACTAGACTTCTtgttcttccttcttttctGATCTTTTTTCCTACCTCAACACCACCCCTTCCCTGCTCACTCTAACCCGaaacactttttcaaaaataaagagCAAGGTTTCCTTCCTCCTTGTGCTTAAAGGAATAAAAAAGTAATCACCAAGGATTCAAGAATAGCTTGAATGATATCACACTACCTTAAGATCAGGAAATGGATGATAGTCAGGTTTTTGAAAGAAGCGCCTCGAGAGTTTTAGGAGCTTAACCCGGCTTTAGAAAAACCAGACTGGAACAAACTACCTACTTTATACATCTCATcgttgattttatttatttatttatttaaatttgcttatttttctcttttcgttTATACACTTAAATCTATCAAACTTATAAATCTTCAAATAATCCCACTATACAGGAGGGGATCGAGGTGATCGATCCTCAAATACTTGGTACGTACTTGTAAATTTTATCTGGCTAGCTTCAAGTACTACAGCTCGTCTCTAGTTATCTTGTTATAAATGAGACTAATCATGATGTTATTCTATTGAAAAATACATTAACGTTTCATTTGGTTTTTGGCTTGATGACAATTAAAATCTATAAAGGTTActtttaataatcattttttttttgggacttgcaaaaaccaatattattatatagtagaACCTCGACGATGGCATGATATTGCACCTATCAGATAAATTTTTCACCATGATgatgaaaaactgaaaaaagaagattttgatCTATTGATCCTACACTTCTTTTAAGTCTTTAAGATGACCAAaaccaatatttatttttatgcaaatggGACCCtgaattcaaaatattttcattccaGAGCGCGTCCCTCCTTTTCCACATCAACCTTTGAATTAATAGATCACAGACAAGGCCAgcagaatttcaaaaaaaaaagtactattaATAAAGGGAAAAGGTAGAAATAAGCCAGAGTAGAGTGTGACAGTATGACGAGagaaaaaatgttcattttcttaaatgataaaaacagGCGCGCgcacatatacatacatatatatatatataaagaaggaaaatgtcaaaagaaaataaacattttttctcTCGTCATATTGTCAcactatttttatctttttttttttttttattttgattatagtAAGTAGTATGTAACTCATTCatcattattaaatatataataaaaaaatatataataaataattatttaataataataaatatgttacattatacttaatgaaataatagaattgtatataaaattttacatatttatatattcatgtCCAATATTATTGGCAAAAAAAGAGCCTCTCTCTTCACACCAATCCTCGTAGACAGACAGAATTTTATTCGCAAAGTACCAAAAAGCAACCCTGATCTGTCGGCTATCCTGCATGGCATtattggctctctctctctatttcttacCTATTGTGacttttacatatatatatatatatatatatatatatattttattgatataatttgttaaaataattattttatatttaaagaaaatgatacaattaatcatattaatagaatgcataaaaaatatacaaaattgactgctcatatatatatatatatatatattatatataagagatgTGGAGACTATAATATTGACCTAGATTTCCTCTTATAATCCCATCTGAATATCTTATTTCCAACCATCcacttaattataaatataacttgTGATCTTTTGTTACGAATAAAGGAATTAAATTAAGCAGAAATCAAGCTAGCTATGACGTTCTAATGGACAAGGATTAATTGCGTTCGCATAACTGTTCCGGCTGTAAGATTTGTGTATCgtggtttattatttttgtagacCAGGAAACATATAATATGGTCgatctacgtacgtacgtatacaTGAGTCGACTAGTAAGGGTATGAGCAAGCTCATGTAcgtaactttttttaactcCGTGCAACTGGACTACCAAGCTTTAACCATGCACGCCCGTACCTTCATGTCCAGTACTAATTAATTgcctttaaattattttgtgttttcttattGCCGTTTATACCTTCTCAGAATCTCAGCCCCAGTATTGCTATATAAGGACAAATTCAGCCTGTAAAACAGTACGGGTTAACTTCCGTACGTGTGATAAAGATTGATCTCTATGCATGGCATATCTCTGTACTAGCGCTGAAGCATTAATTATCCAAAAGCTATATAGCCACTGTAGACAAACGTCTTCATTATGGCGTCTGAAAAATCCCCAAACCAAACCCACCCTCCACGCCCCTCTTCCTTATTTATCTCATCTAGTCTCTATCGAATTCACCCATAAAAACTTTCTTATATGGCGAGCTCAGATGATCCCATACCTTAAAGGTTAGTGTCTCTTCCACTTTGTTGATGGGTTAGGTATCCCTCCTCCTTGCCTTCTTTTCGATAAAATCACACCAAACCCAGATTTCCTTACATGGATCGAAACTAACCAGCTCATTTTAAGTGCTCTTATCTCATCCTTATCCGATAATCTCATAGCACAGGTTGTTGGTTACACCACAGCCCGTGATGTTTGGCTCTCTCTGGAAAAACTCTTCACCTCTCAATCTCACTCTCGAGTCATTCAACAACGTTAACAGCTTGCCACAGTCTCAAAAGGCTCAAGCTCGGTCACTGACTATTTTCGAAAAGTCAAAACCCTTTCGGACACCATGAGCGCAGCTGGATCCCCTCTATCCTATGAGGAATTTCTATCCTATTTGCTTGCCAGACTTAACAGTGACTTCGATGCTCTTGTCACCTCTGTTACCGCCTGCATCGAGCCTTTTTCCCCTGAAGAGATATAAGGCCTGTTACTCA from Juglans microcarpa x Juglans regia isolate MS1-56 chromosome 4S, Jm3101_v1.0, whole genome shotgun sequence carries:
- the LOC121262815 gene encoding protein SMAX1-LIKE 4-like — protein: MRSGACAAPQTLTTEAASVLKHSLSLARRRGHAQVTPLHVAATLLSSRASLLRRACLKSQPRHTSHPLQCRALELCFNVALNRLPTTPGPLLHGQPSLSNALIAALKRAQAHQRRGCIEQQQQQPLLAIKVELEQLILSILDDPSVSRVMREAGFSSTTVKNNIEDSSATSVFQCYNSSGGVFSSPCSPSPTETQRDIVHPSAFWQTHFLTCSSEQNPGLFFPQKKVPTNPITGSASSKQDIKLVFEVLLGKNKRKNTVIVSDSTPITEGLVAELMSRLERGEVPGELKSTHVIKFQFAPVALRFMKKEDVEMNLSELKRKLVSLASGGGGAIVYTGDLKWTVETTFNEREGGFSGGEMSGYNPVDHLVAEIGRLVSDNGSSKTKVWLLATASYQTYMRCQKRKPPLEIQWALQAVNVPSGGLGLSLHGYSVLDSNMTFSQNPYDQLLELKPFSCKEELDRLACCAECASNYEKEANLFKSSQQKLLPPWLQPRGADQARQKDELMKLKRKWNRMCQSGQHQVRQDQSVIGKSCSYTSSYPWWPSQNRLFPDSNSISFANSTLKSANSTNHVPRFRRQQPCTIEFNFNGGTEKQQSAEPSLHSLKDNDGKELKITLALGNSMFPHSTKLVEQKSERTMQLADTYKLLQEVVPWQSETIPSIAEALIDSKLAKQETWFLVQGDDSTGKRRLARAIAESIFGSADMLLHMNMTKRDNELTPGTEVLAKTLKNHGKLVVLVEDVDLADSQFMKFLADRYETGKFGESSKREASVGQTIFILTNGGSTSYEDKKNQEFVIKLSLETNERKPILVTPNVDRKRKAEWDLSNFGKKEREYGSSVAGETGNSKKDLSRQSSFNTLDLNIRAEENDESEDKQGEHSPVSSDLTRETPTDPRSRPHGFLKLIENRFVFDRSPARDREMIELILSKIKGSFEEVCGKQNVESFSVEERVLEEVLVGSASFPNSLFEKWLKDIFQTSLRTVDFGGKKGMGVRLCLDGKEDGILEDGFLGSRLPKTIQVSY